A single window of Halobacterium jilantaiense DNA harbors:
- a CDS encoding preprotein translocase subunit SecD, with protein sequence MSWFRENWRVATLVVLLLGSSVALFAPGVGAGGGGGSGQQAEAASGPTNLNYGLELSGGVRLRATVTGVTADGVDVTVDNEGDIAEAVATALDVERGDVRARPAGDTVEVYQDVAPSDVEAALTDAGYEPDSVAVGVTQATRDNIVSIIESKVDATGLGGADVYDIQTQGGDRSHYVVVEVPGQNATQVQDLIRGRGEVELWAFYPGENGTQTNTTVLRGEELVEVDQPTRNTRGRPIVPVQLSESAGERFASDMQRLGFTSQSGTSNCRYPDGGYCLLTTLDGDVVYDASMSPDLAADLRSGTFANNPTFTITANSMEEARDLQVNLQAGALPADLVFQDSYYVSPSFADRYKPLTLVTGIAAALAVALMVFLRYGEAKVALPMVLTALSEVVILLGFAAVSGLALDLSHLAGFIAVIGTGVDDLVIIADEVMTEEVSSSRVFQSRFRKALWVIGAAAATTILAMSPLAVLSLGDLRGFALVTILGVLVGVIVTRPAYGDVLRRLLTDNR encoded by the coding sequence ATGAGCTGGTTCCGCGAGAACTGGCGGGTCGCCACGCTCGTCGTCCTCCTGCTCGGTAGCTCCGTCGCCCTGTTCGCGCCCGGCGTCGGTGCCGGCGGTGGCGGCGGGAGCGGCCAGCAGGCCGAAGCGGCCTCCGGCCCGACGAACCTCAACTACGGGCTCGAACTCTCCGGCGGCGTCCGACTGCGGGCGACCGTCACCGGCGTCACTGCCGACGGCGTCGACGTCACTGTCGACAACGAGGGTGACATCGCCGAGGCGGTCGCTACCGCACTCGACGTCGAACGCGGCGACGTCCGCGCCCGGCCCGCCGGCGACACCGTCGAAGTCTATCAGGACGTCGCGCCCTCGGACGTCGAGGCCGCGCTGACCGACGCCGGCTACGAGCCGGACTCCGTAGCCGTCGGCGTCACGCAGGCCACGCGGGACAACATCGTCTCCATCATCGAGTCGAAAGTCGACGCCACCGGCCTCGGCGGTGCCGACGTCTACGACATCCAGACGCAGGGCGGCGACCGCTCCCACTACGTGGTCGTCGAGGTGCCCGGCCAGAACGCCACCCAGGTCCAGGACCTCATCCGCGGCCGCGGCGAGGTCGAACTGTGGGCGTTCTACCCCGGCGAGAACGGGACGCAGACCAACACCACCGTCCTCCGCGGCGAGGAGCTCGTCGAGGTCGACCAGCCGACCCGGAACACGCGCGGCCGGCCCATCGTCCCGGTCCAGCTGAGCGAGTCCGCCGGCGAGCGCTTCGCGAGCGACATGCAGCGCCTCGGGTTCACGAGCCAGTCCGGCACCAGCAACTGCCGGTACCCGGACGGCGGCTACTGTCTGCTGACGACTCTCGACGGCGATGTCGTCTACGACGCCAGCATGAGCCCCGACCTTGCGGCGGACCTCCGGTCGGGCACGTTCGCGAATAACCCGACGTTCACCATCACCGCGAACTCCATGGAGGAGGCCCGCGACCTCCAGGTGAACCTTCAGGCCGGCGCGCTCCCGGCCGACCTCGTCTTCCAGGACTCCTACTACGTCTCCCCGAGCTTCGCGGACCGCTACAAGCCGCTGACGCTCGTCACCGGCATCGCGGCCGCCCTCGCGGTCGCGCTGATGGTGTTCCTCCGGTACGGCGAGGCGAAAGTCGCCCTCCCGATGGTGCTGACCGCGCTCTCCGAGGTCGTCATCCTCCTCGGGTTCGCGGCGGTGTCCGGACTCGCGCTCGACCTCTCGCACCTCGCCGGCTTCATCGCGGTGATCGGGACAGGGGTGGACGACCTCGTCATCATCGCCGACGAGGTGATGACCGAGGAGGTGTCTTCCTCGCGGGTCTTCCAGAGCCGCTTCCGGAAGGCGCTGTGGGTCATCGGCGCAGCGGCCGCCACCACCATCCTCGCGATGAGTCCGCTGGCGGTGCTCAGCCTCGGTGACCTCCGCGGGTTCGCACTCGTCACCATCCTCGGCGTGCTCGTCGGGGTCATCGTCACCCGCCCGGCGTACGGTGACGTGCTCCGGCGGCTCCTGACGGACAACCGGTAA
- a CDS encoding TIGR00725 family protein yields the protein MRVSVVGGSRIDEATADTARELGRVLADRDHTVVTGGLGGVMEAVSAGAREHDGHTIGILPGYDRADANEHVEEAIATGIGHARNGLVVLNGDAVVAVDGASGTLSELGYAGIHDRPTAGLGTFDAPHVHAVETPTDAVDYVESRTL from the coding sequence GTGCGCGTGAGCGTCGTCGGCGGGAGCCGCATCGACGAGGCGACTGCCGACACCGCGCGGGAACTCGGCCGCGTGCTCGCCGACCGCGACCACACCGTCGTCACGGGCGGCCTCGGCGGTGTCATGGAGGCCGTCAGCGCGGGCGCTCGGGAGCACGACGGCCACACCATCGGCATCCTCCCGGGCTACGACCGCGCCGACGCGAACGAGCACGTCGAGGAAGCCATCGCGACCGGCATCGGGCACGCGCGCAACGGCCTCGTGGTGCTGAACGGCGACGCCGTGGTGGCGGTCGACGGCGCGAGCGGCACGCTCTCCGAACTCGGCTACGCGGGCATCCACGACCGCCCGACCGCGGGTCTCGGGACGTTCGACGCCCCGCACGTCCACGCCGTCGAGACGCCGACCGACGCCGTCGACTACGTCGAATCGCGGACGCTCTGA
- a CDS encoding sensor histidine kinase — protein MSSLRRTAAAASVSLTGVAVVAVMAVHVATSAPPTSGLLLAGFGTLVGLALVAAGYGLVYLDVAPEHALRVAGWNLLGILVIGAALALLFAYQAAVASVPAAPVFSGTVVVAVSAVAHVLIGVNDVRRIRATELARERRKLDVLSRVVRHDLRTLAQLLFSYANRVEPAAAGDDDPEAVAAAVHGAGEELSAIHDRSGLVQTLVDGDVTARSVDLSALADEVAADARSDHPDADIAVDVPDGVAVEAGDYLRDALAELVENACEHHDDGSPSVVLSATVDGGRVVLEVVDDGPGIPDTETAVVTGETDVTQLEHASGLGLWVVRWVADVYGGDLSFDAGADGTTVALSLRRA, from the coding sequence ATGTCTTCGCTTCGTCGCACGGCAGCCGCCGCCAGCGTCTCCCTGACCGGAGTGGCGGTCGTCGCCGTGATGGCCGTCCACGTCGCGACCAGCGCGCCCCCGACCTCCGGTCTCCTGCTGGCCGGATTCGGGACTCTAGTCGGGCTGGCGCTCGTCGCCGCCGGCTACGGGCTCGTCTACCTGGACGTCGCCCCCGAGCACGCGCTCCGCGTCGCGGGCTGGAACCTCCTGGGCATCCTGGTCATCGGCGCGGCGCTCGCGCTCCTGTTCGCGTACCAGGCGGCCGTCGCGTCCGTGCCGGCCGCGCCAGTCTTCTCCGGCACCGTCGTCGTCGCGGTGAGCGCCGTCGCACACGTCCTCATCGGCGTCAACGACGTGCGCCGCATCCGCGCGACCGAACTCGCCCGCGAACGACGGAAACTCGACGTGCTGTCCCGCGTGGTCCGCCACGACCTCCGGACGCTCGCCCAACTGCTGTTCAGTTACGCGAACCGCGTCGAGCCGGCCGCCGCGGGCGACGACGACCCGGAAGCGGTCGCCGCGGCCGTCCACGGCGCGGGCGAGGAGCTCTCGGCGATTCACGACCGCAGCGGGCTCGTGCAGACGCTCGTGGACGGCGACGTCACCGCCCGCAGCGTCGACCTCTCCGCGCTCGCCGACGAGGTCGCTGCCGACGCCCGCAGCGACCACCCCGACGCCGACATCGCGGTCGACGTGCCCGACGGCGTGGCTGTCGAGGCCGGCGACTACCTCCGCGACGCGCTCGCGGAGCTCGTAGAGAACGCGTGCGAGCACCACGACGACGGTTCGCCGTCGGTCGTGCTCTCGGCGACCGTCGATGGCGGCCGCGTCGTCCTCGAAGTGGTCGACGACGGCCCCGGTATTCCGGACACCGAGACCGCAGTCGTCACCGGCGAGACCGACGTCACCCAGCTCGAACACGCCAGCGGGCTCGGGCTCTGGGTCGTACGCTGGGTCGCCGACGTCTACGGCGGTGACCTCTCTTTCGACGCCGGGGCGGACGGGACGACCGTCGCGCTCAGCCTCCGCCGGGCGTGA
- the nucS gene encoding endonuclease NucS, which yields MAAESLDAPDPEAFVAAAKAAFRDGAVLSVQARCEVEYEGRTSGYLAEGDRLLVAKPDGTFLVHQPTGHKPVNWMPGGGTVEARESEGEAVLLARRTNPSERVETRLHEVYGVTRFDAEDGATYEESGTEAEMHEYIQANPEELESGLRIVEHERETKYGFVDFYAVDEDGTPVVVEVKRIQATLNHFDQLKRYVELYDESNDKVRGMLVAPSASERVRRALRDNGLEFVELAEFGLDAKGATEAKLTDF from the coding sequence ATGGCCGCAGAGAGTCTGGACGCGCCGGACCCCGAGGCGTTCGTCGCGGCGGCGAAGGCGGCGTTCCGGGACGGCGCGGTGTTGAGCGTGCAGGCGCGCTGCGAGGTGGAGTACGAGGGCCGCACGAGCGGCTACCTCGCCGAGGGCGACCGACTGCTCGTCGCGAAGCCGGACGGGACGTTCCTCGTCCACCAGCCGACGGGCCACAAGCCCGTGAACTGGATGCCGGGCGGCGGCACGGTCGAAGCCCGCGAGAGCGAGGGCGAGGCCGTCCTGCTGGCGCGGCGCACGAACCCCAGCGAGCGCGTCGAGACCCGGCTCCACGAGGTCTACGGTGTCACGCGGTTCGACGCCGAGGACGGCGCGACCTACGAGGAGTCCGGCACGGAGGCCGAAATGCACGAGTACATCCAGGCCAACCCCGAGGAACTGGAGTCGGGGCTCCGCATCGTCGAACACGAGCGCGAGACGAAGTACGGCTTCGTGGACTTCTACGCCGTCGACGAGGACGGCACGCCGGTCGTCGTCGAGGTGAAACGCATCCAGGCGACGCTGAACCACTTCGACCAGCTCAAACGCTACGTGGAGCTGTACGACGAATCGAACGACAAAGTTCGGGGCATGCTTGTCGCGCCGTCGGCCTCCGAGCGCGTGCGGCGCGCGCTCCGGGACAACGGTCTGGAGTTCGTCGAACTCGCGGAGTTCGGGCTGGACGCGAAGGGAGCCACCGAGGCGAAGCTCACCGACTTCTGA
- the secF gene encoding protein translocase subunit SecF yields MPRFEVPDVDLSQYSMRQLAAPPLAVLVVALAVIGGWMATTGSPVSPGIEFTGGSELVAESDASQSEVAAAFETEPVNARSVGTGGNQYLLTFQSEEVPDIRDDSDVTLDIVQSQSVSATFGSSTQELALLGVAGAFLGMSLLVFALFRTFVPSIAVVVSAFSDIVVPVALMNIFDIKLSLGTVAALLMLIGYSVDSDILLNNHVLRRSGDFWESVDRAMKTGVTMTVTSIAAMAVMTVASYIFGIKLMSAIGIVLVMGLTTDLMNTYMLNVTLLRWYKFEGVNR; encoded by the coding sequence ATGCCACGGTTCGAGGTCCCCGACGTCGACCTCAGCCAGTACTCTATGCGGCAGCTCGCCGCGCCGCCGCTGGCCGTGCTGGTCGTCGCACTCGCCGTCATCGGCGGGTGGATGGCCACCACCGGCTCGCCGGTCTCTCCCGGCATCGAGTTCACTGGCGGGTCGGAGCTGGTCGCAGAGTCAGACGCCTCACAGTCCGAAGTCGCAGCGGCGTTCGAGACAGAGCCGGTCAACGCCCGGTCGGTCGGCACGGGCGGTAACCAGTATCTCCTGACCTTCCAGAGCGAGGAGGTTCCGGACATCCGTGACGACTCCGACGTGACACTCGACATCGTCCAATCACAGAGCGTCTCCGCGACGTTCGGCTCCTCGACGCAGGAACTCGCGCTGCTCGGCGTCGCGGGCGCGTTCCTCGGGATGAGCCTGCTCGTGTTCGCGCTGTTCCGCACGTTCGTGCCGAGCATCGCCGTCGTCGTCTCCGCGTTCAGCGACATCGTCGTGCCGGTCGCACTGATGAACATCTTCGACATCAAGCTCTCGCTGGGCACCGTCGCGGCGCTGCTGATGCTCATCGGTTACAGTGTCGACTCCGACATCCTCCTGAACAACCACGTGCTCCGGCGCTCCGGAGACTTCTGGGAGAGCGTCGACCGCGCGATGAAGACCGGTGTCACGATGACCGTCACCTCCATCGCCGCGATGGCCGTGATGACCGTCGCCTCCTACATCTTCGGCATCAAGCTGATGTCCGCCATCGGCATCGTGCTCGTGATGGGACTGACGACTGACCTGATGAACACCTACATGCTGAACGTCACGTTGCTTCGCTGGTACAAGTTCGAGGGGGTGAACCGATGA
- the rnhB gene encoding ribonuclease HII produces the protein MPDFGVDEAGKGPVLGSMFAAAVAGDPGDLPDGVADSKRLAPGRRETLDEAIRESMRVGVAEVSVERIDDPETDMNELGVAAQVDALGQVASDGLAGYVDAADVDEARFGARVAAAVDADVDVTAEHGADDEYDLVAAASVVAKVARDAHVDALADEYGEVGSGYPSDPTTRDFLEQYVREHGELPGCARASWQTSEDALAAAEQSALGDF, from the coding sequence ATGCCGGATTTCGGCGTGGACGAGGCGGGGAAGGGGCCGGTTCTGGGGTCGATGTTCGCGGCGGCGGTGGCGGGCGACCCCGGCGACCTCCCCGACGGGGTCGCGGACTCGAAGCGCCTCGCCCCCGGCCGCCGCGAGACGCTGGACGAGGCCATCCGCGAGTCGATGCGGGTGGGGGTCGCGGAAGTCTCGGTTGAACGTATCGACGACCCGGAGACAGACATGAACGAGCTCGGCGTCGCGGCGCAGGTCGACGCGCTCGGGCAGGTCGCCAGCGACGGCCTCGCGGGCTACGTCGACGCCGCCGACGTTGACGAGGCCCGGTTCGGAGCGCGCGTCGCGGCGGCTGTCGACGCCGACGTGGACGTGACCGCGGAGCACGGCGCGGACGACGAGTACGACCTCGTGGCGGCGGCGAGCGTCGTCGCGAAGGTCGCGCGGGACGCCCACGTCGACGCGCTCGCCGACGAGTACGGCGAGGTCGGCTCCGGCTACCCGAGCGACCCGACGACGAGAGACTTTCTGGAGCAGTACGTCCGCGAGCACGGCGAACTCCCGGGCTGCGCTCGGGCGTCCTGGCAGACGAGCGAGGACGCGCTGGCGGCGGCCGAGCAGTCCGCGCTCGGAGACTTCTAG
- the trmY gene encoding tRNA (pseudouridine(54)-N(1))-methyltransferase TrmY produces MRQFVVIGHDAPTTPDFPLDDLPGAAGRLDVLCRCVSAALFRSHGIRDDVAVFLVLGDEVTVRIDAGDLRYMNPDERNVASLLQKALDAKDQAIGHREAESTPGIHVSKRGFEAVLDAVSGTVVELHEDGAPLADVEPPADPTFVLSDHRDFTDEEAALLADASDQRVRVGPEVLHADHTVTVAHNYLDTDGFEVY; encoded by the coding sequence ATGAGACAGTTCGTCGTCATCGGGCACGACGCTCCGACGACTCCCGACTTCCCGCTCGACGACCTGCCGGGCGCGGCCGGCCGGCTGGACGTGCTCTGCCGCTGCGTAAGTGCGGCGCTGTTCCGCTCGCACGGCATCCGCGACGACGTGGCGGTGTTCCTCGTCCTCGGCGACGAGGTGACGGTGCGCATCGACGCCGGCGACCTCCGGTACATGAACCCCGACGAGCGCAACGTCGCGAGCCTCCTGCAGAAGGCGCTCGACGCGAAAGACCAGGCCATCGGCCACCGGGAGGCCGAGTCGACACCCGGAATCCACGTCTCCAAACGCGGCTTCGAGGCGGTGCTGGACGCCGTCTCGGGGACGGTCGTGGAACTCCACGAGGACGGCGCGCCGCTGGCCGATGTCGAACCCCCGGCAGACCCCACCTTCGTGCTGTCGGACCACCGGGACTTCACCGACGAGGAGGCCGCCCTGCTCGCCGACGCCAGCGACCAGCGCGTGCGCGTCGGCCCCGAAGTCCTGCACGCCGACCACACCGTCACGGTCGCGCACAACTACCTCGACACCGACGGCTTCGAGGTGTACTGA
- a CDS encoding tRNA pseudouridine(54/55) synthase Pus10 has protein sequence MTVLEDARRVLAEDPICDACVGRCFAERSFGLSNAERGRALRTAVALEDDEPYEEPEEPCWVCEGASGRFDEFADLVVEAIEDVSFDTYQVGTRAPPLVEENETMLRDVAGLDEDAGELFKSECNREVGKRVGDRTGAEVDFGRPDVLAVLDVRDETVEVTVNSAFVYGRYRKLDREIPQTKWPCSDCNGTGTLVDSPCPHCDGTGFLYPESVEQLTAPPVVEAMDGSAESFHGAGREDIDALMLGTGRPFVVEVEDPQDRHPDAEELQEAINDYADGKVEVEGLRVADYGMVERVKELDARKRYRAEVEFDAPVSDDDLQAAIDELDGETIEQETPNRVDHRRAHLVRERDVYDIEADLEDDTHATVEIEGEGGLYIKELVSSDEGRTNPSLAGLLGVGAEVTALDVVAVEGEAEAFEDTEYLH, from the coding sequence ATGACTGTACTGGAGGACGCGCGGCGGGTGCTGGCGGAGGACCCTATCTGTGACGCCTGCGTGGGCCGGTGTTTCGCGGAGCGGAGCTTCGGGCTGTCGAACGCCGAGCGCGGGCGGGCGCTGCGGACCGCGGTGGCGCTGGAGGACGACGAACCATACGAGGAGCCCGAGGAACCGTGCTGGGTGTGTGAGGGGGCGTCGGGTCGGTTCGACGAGTTCGCGGACCTCGTGGTCGAGGCCATCGAGGACGTGTCCTTCGACACGTATCAGGTGGGGACGCGAGCGCCACCGCTCGTGGAGGAGAACGAGACGATGCTGCGCGATGTAGCAGGGTTGGACGAGGATGCGGGCGAGCTGTTCAAGTCCGAGTGCAACCGCGAGGTCGGGAAACGCGTCGGCGACCGCACGGGCGCGGAAGTGGACTTCGGGCGGCCGGACGTGCTCGCAGTGCTCGACGTCAGAGACGAGACCGTCGAGGTGACTGTGAACTCGGCGTTCGTCTACGGTCGGTACCGCAAGCTGGACCGCGAGATTCCCCAGACGAAGTGGCCGTGTTCGGACTGCAACGGGACGGGGACGCTCGTGGACTCGCCGTGCCCGCACTGCGACGGCACCGGCTTCCTCTACCCGGAGAGCGTCGAGCAACTGACCGCGCCGCCCGTCGTCGAGGCGATGGACGGGTCGGCGGAGTCGTTCCACGGCGCGGGCCGCGAGGACATCGACGCGCTGATGCTCGGGACCGGCCGGCCATTCGTCGTGGAGGTCGAGGACCCACAGGACCGCCACCCGGACGCCGAGGAACTCCAGGAGGCCATCAACGACTACGCGGACGGGAAGGTCGAGGTGGAGGGGCTGCGCGTCGCTGACTACGGAATGGTCGAGCGCGTGAAGGAACTCGACGCCCGCAAGCGCTACCGGGCCGAGGTCGAGTTCGACGCGCCCGTGAGCGACGACGACCTTCAGGCCGCGATCGACGAACTCGACGGCGAGACCATCGAGCAGGAGACCCCGAATCGGGTCGACCACCGGCGCGCGCACCTCGTGCGCGAGCGAGACGTCTACGACATCGAAGCCGACCTCGAAGACGACACGCACGCGACCGTCGAAATCGAGGGCGAGGGCGGGCTCTACATCAAGGAACTCGTGTCCAGCGACGAGGGGCGAACGAATCCGAGCCTCGCGGGCCTGCTCGGCGTCGGAGCCGAGGTCACCGCGCTCGACGTGGTAGCCGTGGAGGGCGAAGCGGAGGCCTTCGAGGACACCGAGTATCTGCACTGA
- a CDS encoding Na+/H+ antiporter NhaC family protein: protein MSEFGALSVVPPLLAIALAIVTRKAVLSLFVGVWAGAVIFTGGVGLEQTFDWIARSISQVDANGGDGSTFHAQIIIFTLLLGSAVGMIWRLGGSHAVRDWAIQRIDSKRSAGMVAWLLGILLFFDDYANTAVVGSTMKDVSDHLGISREKLSYIVDSTAAPVATLGISSWVAFQLSMIDAGYAELSLAERPGSFEIFLQAIPFNMYSILAVAMVAIVVLTRRDFGEMLGAEHRASTTGAVTRDDATPMQDVEEELGEPSVENPRLLSFFGPIAVLITVTLASALYTGYTPDATLYDMVVDADYALALIFGSFAMVVSTYLLGLFYGVLSLGESVDTTIDGFGIMLTAVTILVLAWSIGNVVEALGTADYVANVVGGFLTPELLPVVVLFTAAFVAFSTGSSWGTMSIVTPIAVPVAWELAGTHTMVSAVVGVVFSGAIFGDHASPISDTTVLSATFTGADLIDHVRTQLYYAVTVVVVAALLLVVWGYTRVTPWLLVPVGVPVLVGLVYALSELDARRRGIDAKQSNVPTSDD, encoded by the coding sequence ATGTCTGAGTTCGGCGCACTCTCTGTCGTTCCGCCGTTGCTCGCCATCGCGCTCGCCATCGTCACCCGGAAGGCGGTGCTGTCGCTGTTCGTCGGCGTCTGGGCCGGCGCGGTCATCTTCACGGGCGGCGTCGGCCTCGAACAGACCTTCGACTGGATCGCTCGCTCCATCTCGCAGGTGGACGCGAACGGCGGAGACGGGTCGACGTTCCACGCCCAGATTATCATCTTCACGCTCCTGCTCGGGTCGGCCGTCGGGATGATCTGGCGGCTCGGCGGCAGCCACGCCGTCCGCGACTGGGCCATCCAGCGCATCGACAGCAAGCGCTCGGCCGGCATGGTCGCGTGGCTGCTCGGCATCCTGCTGTTCTTCGACGACTACGCCAACACCGCCGTCGTCGGCTCCACGATGAAAGACGTCTCCGACCACCTCGGCATCTCACGGGAGAAGCTCTCCTACATCGTCGACTCCACGGCCGCCCCGGTCGCCACGCTCGGCATCTCGTCGTGGGTGGCGTTCCAGCTGTCGATGATCGACGCGGGCTACGCCGAACTCTCGCTCGCCGAGCGCCCCGGCTCGTTCGAAATCTTCCTGCAGGCGATTCCCTTCAACATGTACTCCATCCTCGCCGTCGCGATGGTCGCCATCGTCGTCCTGACCCGCCGGGACTTCGGCGAGATGCTCGGTGCCGAACACCGGGCGTCGACGACGGGTGCCGTCACGCGCGACGACGCCACCCCGATGCAGGACGTCGAGGAGGAACTCGGGGAGCCGAGCGTCGAGAACCCCAGGCTGCTGTCCTTCTTCGGCCCCATCGCCGTCCTCATCACTGTCACCCTCGCGTCCGCGCTGTACACCGGGTACACCCCCGACGCCACCCTCTACGACATGGTCGTGGACGCCGACTACGCGCTCGCGCTCATCTTCGGGTCGTTCGCCATGGTCGTCTCCACGTACCTCCTCGGTCTGTTCTACGGCGTTCTCTCGCTCGGCGAGAGCGTCGATACCACCATCGACGGCTTCGGTATCATGCTCACCGCCGTCACCATTCTCGTGCTGGCGTGGTCCATCGGGAACGTCGTCGAAGCGCTCGGGACCGCCGACTACGTCGCGAACGTCGTCGGGGGCTTCCTGACGCCCGAACTGCTGCCCGTCGTCGTGCTGTTCACGGCCGCGTTCGTCGCGTTCTCCACGGGGAGCTCGTGGGGGACGATGAGCATCGTCACCCCCATCGCGGTGCCGGTCGCGTGGGAGCTCGCCGGCACCCACACGATGGTGTCGGCGGTCGTCGGCGTCGTCTTCTCCGGGGCCATCTTCGGCGACCACGCCTCCCCCATCTCGGACACGACGGTGCTGTCGGCGACGTTCACCGGCGCTGACCTCATCGACCACGTCCGCACGCAGCTCTACTACGCCGTCACGGTCGTCGTCGTCGCGGCACTCCTGCTGGTCGTCTGGGGGTACACGCGCGTCACGCCGTGGCTCCTGGTGCCGGTCGGTGTCCCCGTCCTCGTCGGCCTCGTCTACGCACTCTCGGAACTGGACGCGCGCCGCCGCGGCATCGACGCCAAGCAGTCGAACGTGCCCACGTCCGACGACTAG